Proteins encoded together in one Amblyomma americanum isolate KBUSLIRL-KWMA chromosome 1, ASM5285725v1, whole genome shotgun sequence window:
- the LOC144097454 gene encoding uncharacterized protein LOC144097454: MAPRLTGVGEKGTLKTEAQINSIESQNRALPGWPMPVFASSSDYTRRLKRNDEEERSNPASRGLGWRTSRAAAALSPKRLPTPARRDHDGPGASVLGRVTRSEAGSHGPGGQRGFTVARVTRSEAGSHGLGAQRSFTVGRVTTSEAGRHGSGAPR, translated from the exons ATGGCGCCTCGGCTCACCGGCGTCGGCGAGAAGGGCACGCTGAAGACTGAGGCGCAGATCAACTCCATTGAGAGCCAGAATCGCGCTCTTCCTGGATGGCCCATGCCCGTCTTCGCCTCCTCGAGCGACTACACCAGGAGGCTCAAGCGTAACGACGAGGAAGAACGCAGCAACCCAGCATCCAGAGGACTAGGTTGGCGGACCAGCAGAGCTGCGGCGGCGCTCTCCCCGAAGCGCCTGCCGACGCCCGCTCGTCGCGACCACGATGGCCCTGGTGCTAGCGTCCTCGGGC GAGTTACCAGAagcgaagcaggcagccacggaCCGGGTGGCCAAAGGGGATTCACGGTGGCCCGAGTTACCAGAAGCGAAGCAGGAAGCCACGGACTGGGTGCCCAAAGGTCATTTACCGTGGGCCGAGTTACCACAAGTGAAGCAGGCAGACACGGATCGGGTGCCCCAAGGTGA